A genomic window from Gossypium hirsutum isolate 1008001.06 chromosome D12, Gossypium_hirsutum_v2.1, whole genome shotgun sequence includes:
- the LOC107944868 gene encoding U-box domain-containing protein 32 isoform X2 codes for MGSLVEEIEGDREYDFEDVIFVAVGKNVEKSKTTLDWAVDNFPGKKICVLHVHRPTNVLALNGKLARGKLKQHAVEAFQKLERQRLQERLDEYLLILDHSGVQADALWIEMDSVEKGILEIIARHNIRWLVMGAAADKYYSKKLVELKSKKATFVCQNAAVSCHIWFACKGRLIYTRVGRQDGSSREIATPSPPMDSPLITEQAVMLSESVLRERSPGITLLLSRAEPQEDANVVRGNLRPISLRSVHPNLPSNGVVDTYGSIMLQMDEEEHQGQASNETDQQLEVSTIDDHNLKQEVFAETMKRWKEENDAIEAACKAKALESLCVKEMSRRKEMEELLEREKQEVQKMKDQHDEFIKDLQMVKDQKTILESQIVESQCVVEGLEEKMFSAVELLISFKKKRDDLRIEHENAIRVLKNLRKLVNGGDSSFPGSQILEFSFIEINNATRDFDPSWKIGEGKYGSVYKGLLRHMNVAIKMLPSYGSQSLLEFENEVEILSRIRHPNLVTIIGTCPESRSLVFEYLRNGSLEERLACKNKSPPLPWQTRIRIASEICSALIFLHSNKPCIPHGNLKPSKVLLDSNFVSKLIDSGIYRLIPQGKSTDTSALSSVYMDPVYLENGEVTRESDVYSFGMILLRLLTGRSALGILNDVKCSIETENFNMVLDRTAGNWPLEEAQLLAHLAIRCCDTQPLDRPDFVSEIWSVLGPMRDSCVNSASCLEAKELRCAPSHFVCPIFQEVMKDPIIAADGFTYEADAIRGWLDSGHDRSPMTNLKLEHCNLVPNYALLQAIQEWQQQY; via the exons ATGGGGAGTCTGGTGGAAGAGATTGAAGGTGATAGAGAATACGATTTTGAGGATGTTATATTTGTTGCGGTGGGGAAAAATGTGGAGAAGAGTAAAACAACGCTTGATTGGGCGGTTGACAACTTTCCCGGGAAAAAGATATGCGTTCTTCACGTTCACCGGCCTACTAATGTACTTGCATTGA ACGGAAAGCTTGCGCGCGGTAAATTGAAACAGCACGCAGTAGAGGCATTTCAGAAACTTGAAAGACAAAGATTGCAAGAACGCTTAGATGAATACCTTCTTATTCTTGATCATTCAGGG GTACAGGCAGATGCACTGTGGATAGAAATGGACAGTGTTGAAAAGGGAATTTTAGAAATTATAGCAAGGCATAATATTAGATGGCTTGTTATGGGAGCAGCAGCAGATAAATATTACTCAAA GAAACTAGTAGAACTGAAGTCCAAGAAAGCAACCTTTGTATGCCAAAATGCAGCAGTTTCTTGTCATATCTGGTTTGCTTGCAAGGGTCGCCTCATCTATACTAG AGTAGGCAGACAAGACGGATCTAGTAGAGAGATTGCAACTCCATCACCACCAATGGATTCACCCCTAATAACAGAACAAGCAGTGATGCTGTCAGAATCCGTGCTTAGGGAGAGATCTCCAG GCATAACTTTGTTGCTGAGCCGTGCAGAACCACAGGAAGATGCCAACGTAGTGAGAGGAAATTTAAGGCCTATTTCCCTGCGTTCAGTACATCCAAACTTGCCTAGCAATGGAGTGGTTGACACTTATGGATCAATCATGTTGCAGATGGATGAG GAAGAACATCAAGGACAAGCAAGTAATGAAACTGATCAACAACTAGAAGTGTCTACTATAGATGATCATAACTTAAAGCAGGAAGTCTTTGCAGAGACAATGAAGCGATGGAAGGAGGAAAATGATGCCATAGAGGCTGCATGCAAG GCAAAGGCTTTAGAAAGCTTGTGTGTGAAGGAGATGAGCCGAAGGAAAGAGATGGAGGAATTGCTTGAAAGAGAAAAGCAAGaagtacaaaagatgaaggaTCAACATGATGAATTTATTAAAGATCTGCAGATGGTTAAGGACCAAAAGACGATACTTGAAAGCCAAATTGTGGAGTCCCAATGTGTAGTGGAGGGGCTGGAGGAAAAAATGTTCTCGGCTGTGGAACTTCTGATTAGTTTTAAGAAAAAACGGGATGACTTGAGAATAGAGCATGAAAATGCCATAAGAGTGTTGAAAAATCTGAGGAAACTTGTAAATGGTGGAGATTCAAGCTTTCCTGGGTCCCAAATCCTTGAATTTTCTTTCATAGAGATTAACAATGCCACTCGTGATTTTGATCCTTCTTGGAAGATTGGAGAAGGAAAATATGGAAGTGTATACAAGGGTCTCCTTCGCCATATGAATGTTGCTATAAAAATGTTGCCATCTTATGGCTCTCAAAGCCTTTTGGAATTTGAGAATGAG GTAGAGATATTAAGTCGGATTAGACATCCAAATCTGGTAACAATAATTGGAACTTGCCCGGAGTCCAGGTCACTGGTCTTTGAGTACCTCAGGAACGGCAGTCTAGAAGAGCGCCTTGCCTGCAAAAATAAATCTCCACCACTTCCATGGCAAACTCGAATTCGCATTGCTTCTGAGATATGCTCTGCTCTTATCTTCCTCCATTCTAATAAGCCTTGTATCCCCCATGGGAACTTAAAACCTTCTAAGGTCCTTCTTGATTCCAATTTCGTATCAAAGCTCATTGACAGTGGCATTTACCGCTTGATTCCACAAGGCAAAAGTACTGATACTTCTGCTTTGTCATCTGTTTATATGGATCCGGTGTATCTTGAGAATGGAGAAGTTACTCGAGAATCTGATGTGTACTCATTTGGAATGATACTGTTACGACTTTTGACTGGGAGATCGGCTTTGGGGATCTTGAATGATGTAAAATGTTCGATAGAGACAGAAAACTTTAACATGGTGTTGGACCGAACAGCTGGGAACTGGCCACTTGAAGAAGCCCAACTGTTGGCTCACTTGGCAATAAGGTGCTGCGATACACAGCCATTGGATCGACCAGACTTTGTGTCAGAAATCTGGAGTGTGCTTGGTCCAATGAGAGACTCATGTGTCAACTCAGCTTCATGCTTGGAAGCTAAGGAGCTTCGTTGCGCCCCTTCTCATTTTGTCTGCCCAATTTTTCAG gaggtgaTGAAAGATCCAATCATAGCGGCTGACGGTTTCACATACGAAGCCGATGCTATTAGAGGATGGTTGGACAGTGGCCATGACAGATCACCCATGACAAATCTTAAACTTGAACACTGCAATCTGGTCCCTAATTATGCTCTTCTTCAGGCAATTCAAGAGTGGCAGCAAcaatattga
- the LOC107944868 gene encoding U-box domain-containing protein 32 isoform X1: MGSLVEEIEGDREYDFEDVIFVAVGKNVEKSKTTLDWAVDNFPGKKICVLHVHRPTNVLALTDGKLARGKLKQHAVEAFQKLERQRLQERLDEYLLILDHSGVQADALWIEMDSVEKGILEIIARHNIRWLVMGAAADKYYSKKLVELKSKKATFVCQNAAVSCHIWFACKGRLIYTRVGRQDGSSREIATPSPPMDSPLITEQAVMLSESVLRERSPGITLLLSRAEPQEDANVVRGNLRPISLRSVHPNLPSNGVVDTYGSIMLQMDEEEHQGQASNETDQQLEVSTIDDHNLKQEVFAETMKRWKEENDAIEAACKAKALESLCVKEMSRRKEMEELLEREKQEVQKMKDQHDEFIKDLQMVKDQKTILESQIVESQCVVEGLEEKMFSAVELLISFKKKRDDLRIEHENAIRVLKNLRKLVNGGDSSFPGSQILEFSFIEINNATRDFDPSWKIGEGKYGSVYKGLLRHMNVAIKMLPSYGSQSLLEFENEVEILSRIRHPNLVTIIGTCPESRSLVFEYLRNGSLEERLACKNKSPPLPWQTRIRIASEICSALIFLHSNKPCIPHGNLKPSKVLLDSNFVSKLIDSGIYRLIPQGKSTDTSALSSVYMDPVYLENGEVTRESDVYSFGMILLRLLTGRSALGILNDVKCSIETENFNMVLDRTAGNWPLEEAQLLAHLAIRCCDTQPLDRPDFVSEIWSVLGPMRDSCVNSASCLEAKELRCAPSHFVCPIFQEVMKDPIIAADGFTYEADAIRGWLDSGHDRSPMTNLKLEHCNLVPNYALLQAIQEWQQQY; this comes from the exons ATGGGGAGTCTGGTGGAAGAGATTGAAGGTGATAGAGAATACGATTTTGAGGATGTTATATTTGTTGCGGTGGGGAAAAATGTGGAGAAGAGTAAAACAACGCTTGATTGGGCGGTTGACAACTTTCCCGGGAAAAAGATATGCGTTCTTCACGTTCACCGGCCTACTAATGTACTTGCATTGA CAGACGGAAAGCTTGCGCGCGGTAAATTGAAACAGCACGCAGTAGAGGCATTTCAGAAACTTGAAAGACAAAGATTGCAAGAACGCTTAGATGAATACCTTCTTATTCTTGATCATTCAGGG GTACAGGCAGATGCACTGTGGATAGAAATGGACAGTGTTGAAAAGGGAATTTTAGAAATTATAGCAAGGCATAATATTAGATGGCTTGTTATGGGAGCAGCAGCAGATAAATATTACTCAAA GAAACTAGTAGAACTGAAGTCCAAGAAAGCAACCTTTGTATGCCAAAATGCAGCAGTTTCTTGTCATATCTGGTTTGCTTGCAAGGGTCGCCTCATCTATACTAG AGTAGGCAGACAAGACGGATCTAGTAGAGAGATTGCAACTCCATCACCACCAATGGATTCACCCCTAATAACAGAACAAGCAGTGATGCTGTCAGAATCCGTGCTTAGGGAGAGATCTCCAG GCATAACTTTGTTGCTGAGCCGTGCAGAACCACAGGAAGATGCCAACGTAGTGAGAGGAAATTTAAGGCCTATTTCCCTGCGTTCAGTACATCCAAACTTGCCTAGCAATGGAGTGGTTGACACTTATGGATCAATCATGTTGCAGATGGATGAG GAAGAACATCAAGGACAAGCAAGTAATGAAACTGATCAACAACTAGAAGTGTCTACTATAGATGATCATAACTTAAAGCAGGAAGTCTTTGCAGAGACAATGAAGCGATGGAAGGAGGAAAATGATGCCATAGAGGCTGCATGCAAG GCAAAGGCTTTAGAAAGCTTGTGTGTGAAGGAGATGAGCCGAAGGAAAGAGATGGAGGAATTGCTTGAAAGAGAAAAGCAAGaagtacaaaagatgaaggaTCAACATGATGAATTTATTAAAGATCTGCAGATGGTTAAGGACCAAAAGACGATACTTGAAAGCCAAATTGTGGAGTCCCAATGTGTAGTGGAGGGGCTGGAGGAAAAAATGTTCTCGGCTGTGGAACTTCTGATTAGTTTTAAGAAAAAACGGGATGACTTGAGAATAGAGCATGAAAATGCCATAAGAGTGTTGAAAAATCTGAGGAAACTTGTAAATGGTGGAGATTCAAGCTTTCCTGGGTCCCAAATCCTTGAATTTTCTTTCATAGAGATTAACAATGCCACTCGTGATTTTGATCCTTCTTGGAAGATTGGAGAAGGAAAATATGGAAGTGTATACAAGGGTCTCCTTCGCCATATGAATGTTGCTATAAAAATGTTGCCATCTTATGGCTCTCAAAGCCTTTTGGAATTTGAGAATGAG GTAGAGATATTAAGTCGGATTAGACATCCAAATCTGGTAACAATAATTGGAACTTGCCCGGAGTCCAGGTCACTGGTCTTTGAGTACCTCAGGAACGGCAGTCTAGAAGAGCGCCTTGCCTGCAAAAATAAATCTCCACCACTTCCATGGCAAACTCGAATTCGCATTGCTTCTGAGATATGCTCTGCTCTTATCTTCCTCCATTCTAATAAGCCTTGTATCCCCCATGGGAACTTAAAACCTTCTAAGGTCCTTCTTGATTCCAATTTCGTATCAAAGCTCATTGACAGTGGCATTTACCGCTTGATTCCACAAGGCAAAAGTACTGATACTTCTGCTTTGTCATCTGTTTATATGGATCCGGTGTATCTTGAGAATGGAGAAGTTACTCGAGAATCTGATGTGTACTCATTTGGAATGATACTGTTACGACTTTTGACTGGGAGATCGGCTTTGGGGATCTTGAATGATGTAAAATGTTCGATAGAGACAGAAAACTTTAACATGGTGTTGGACCGAACAGCTGGGAACTGGCCACTTGAAGAAGCCCAACTGTTGGCTCACTTGGCAATAAGGTGCTGCGATACACAGCCATTGGATCGACCAGACTTTGTGTCAGAAATCTGGAGTGTGCTTGGTCCAATGAGAGACTCATGTGTCAACTCAGCTTCATGCTTGGAAGCTAAGGAGCTTCGTTGCGCCCCTTCTCATTTTGTCTGCCCAATTTTTCAG gaggtgaTGAAAGATCCAATCATAGCGGCTGACGGTTTCACATACGAAGCCGATGCTATTAGAGGATGGTTGGACAGTGGCCATGACAGATCACCCATGACAAATCTTAAACTTGAACACTGCAATCTGGTCCCTAATTATGCTCTTCTTCAGGCAATTCAAGAGTGGCAGCAAcaatattga
- the LOC107944868 gene encoding U-box domain-containing protein 32 isoform X3, which produces MGSLVEEIEGDREYDFEDVIFVAVGKNVEKSKTTLDWAVDNFPGKKICVLHVHRPTNVLALTDGKLARGKLKQHAVEAFQKLERQRLQERLDEYLLILDHSGVQADALWIEMDSVEKGILEIIARHNIRWLVMGAAADKYYSKKLVELKSKKATFVCQNAAVSCHIWFACKGRLIYTRVGRQDGSSREIATPSPPMDSPLITEQAVMLSESVLRERSPEPQEDANVVRGNLRPISLRSVHPNLPSNGVVDTYGSIMLQMDEEEHQGQASNETDQQLEVSTIDDHNLKQEVFAETMKRWKEENDAIEAACKAKALESLCVKEMSRRKEMEELLEREKQEVQKMKDQHDEFIKDLQMVKDQKTILESQIVESQCVVEGLEEKMFSAVELLISFKKKRDDLRIEHENAIRVLKNLRKLVNGGDSSFPGSQILEFSFIEINNATRDFDPSWKIGEGKYGSVYKGLLRHMNVAIKMLPSYGSQSLLEFENEVEILSRIRHPNLVTIIGTCPESRSLVFEYLRNGSLEERLACKNKSPPLPWQTRIRIASEICSALIFLHSNKPCIPHGNLKPSKVLLDSNFVSKLIDSGIYRLIPQGKSTDTSALSSVYMDPVYLENGEVTRESDVYSFGMILLRLLTGRSALGILNDVKCSIETENFNMVLDRTAGNWPLEEAQLLAHLAIRCCDTQPLDRPDFVSEIWSVLGPMRDSCVNSASCLEAKELRCAPSHFVCPIFQEVMKDPIIAADGFTYEADAIRGWLDSGHDRSPMTNLKLEHCNLVPNYALLQAIQEWQQQY; this is translated from the exons ATGGGGAGTCTGGTGGAAGAGATTGAAGGTGATAGAGAATACGATTTTGAGGATGTTATATTTGTTGCGGTGGGGAAAAATGTGGAGAAGAGTAAAACAACGCTTGATTGGGCGGTTGACAACTTTCCCGGGAAAAAGATATGCGTTCTTCACGTTCACCGGCCTACTAATGTACTTGCATTGA CAGACGGAAAGCTTGCGCGCGGTAAATTGAAACAGCACGCAGTAGAGGCATTTCAGAAACTTGAAAGACAAAGATTGCAAGAACGCTTAGATGAATACCTTCTTATTCTTGATCATTCAGGG GTACAGGCAGATGCACTGTGGATAGAAATGGACAGTGTTGAAAAGGGAATTTTAGAAATTATAGCAAGGCATAATATTAGATGGCTTGTTATGGGAGCAGCAGCAGATAAATATTACTCAAA GAAACTAGTAGAACTGAAGTCCAAGAAAGCAACCTTTGTATGCCAAAATGCAGCAGTTTCTTGTCATATCTGGTTTGCTTGCAAGGGTCGCCTCATCTATACTAG AGTAGGCAGACAAGACGGATCTAGTAGAGAGATTGCAACTCCATCACCACCAATGGATTCACCCCTAATAACAGAACAAGCAGTGATGCTGTCAGAATCCGTGCTTAGGGAGAGATCTCCAG AACCACAGGAAGATGCCAACGTAGTGAGAGGAAATTTAAGGCCTATTTCCCTGCGTTCAGTACATCCAAACTTGCCTAGCAATGGAGTGGTTGACACTTATGGATCAATCATGTTGCAGATGGATGAG GAAGAACATCAAGGACAAGCAAGTAATGAAACTGATCAACAACTAGAAGTGTCTACTATAGATGATCATAACTTAAAGCAGGAAGTCTTTGCAGAGACAATGAAGCGATGGAAGGAGGAAAATGATGCCATAGAGGCTGCATGCAAG GCAAAGGCTTTAGAAAGCTTGTGTGTGAAGGAGATGAGCCGAAGGAAAGAGATGGAGGAATTGCTTGAAAGAGAAAAGCAAGaagtacaaaagatgaaggaTCAACATGATGAATTTATTAAAGATCTGCAGATGGTTAAGGACCAAAAGACGATACTTGAAAGCCAAATTGTGGAGTCCCAATGTGTAGTGGAGGGGCTGGAGGAAAAAATGTTCTCGGCTGTGGAACTTCTGATTAGTTTTAAGAAAAAACGGGATGACTTGAGAATAGAGCATGAAAATGCCATAAGAGTGTTGAAAAATCTGAGGAAACTTGTAAATGGTGGAGATTCAAGCTTTCCTGGGTCCCAAATCCTTGAATTTTCTTTCATAGAGATTAACAATGCCACTCGTGATTTTGATCCTTCTTGGAAGATTGGAGAAGGAAAATATGGAAGTGTATACAAGGGTCTCCTTCGCCATATGAATGTTGCTATAAAAATGTTGCCATCTTATGGCTCTCAAAGCCTTTTGGAATTTGAGAATGAG GTAGAGATATTAAGTCGGATTAGACATCCAAATCTGGTAACAATAATTGGAACTTGCCCGGAGTCCAGGTCACTGGTCTTTGAGTACCTCAGGAACGGCAGTCTAGAAGAGCGCCTTGCCTGCAAAAATAAATCTCCACCACTTCCATGGCAAACTCGAATTCGCATTGCTTCTGAGATATGCTCTGCTCTTATCTTCCTCCATTCTAATAAGCCTTGTATCCCCCATGGGAACTTAAAACCTTCTAAGGTCCTTCTTGATTCCAATTTCGTATCAAAGCTCATTGACAGTGGCATTTACCGCTTGATTCCACAAGGCAAAAGTACTGATACTTCTGCTTTGTCATCTGTTTATATGGATCCGGTGTATCTTGAGAATGGAGAAGTTACTCGAGAATCTGATGTGTACTCATTTGGAATGATACTGTTACGACTTTTGACTGGGAGATCGGCTTTGGGGATCTTGAATGATGTAAAATGTTCGATAGAGACAGAAAACTTTAACATGGTGTTGGACCGAACAGCTGGGAACTGGCCACTTGAAGAAGCCCAACTGTTGGCTCACTTGGCAATAAGGTGCTGCGATACACAGCCATTGGATCGACCAGACTTTGTGTCAGAAATCTGGAGTGTGCTTGGTCCAATGAGAGACTCATGTGTCAACTCAGCTTCATGCTTGGAAGCTAAGGAGCTTCGTTGCGCCCCTTCTCATTTTGTCTGCCCAATTTTTCAG gaggtgaTGAAAGATCCAATCATAGCGGCTGACGGTTTCACATACGAAGCCGATGCTATTAGAGGATGGTTGGACAGTGGCCATGACAGATCACCCATGACAAATCTTAAACTTGAACACTGCAATCTGGTCCCTAATTATGCTCTTCTTCAGGCAATTCAAGAGTGGCAGCAAcaatattga
- the LOC107944868 gene encoding U-box domain-containing protein 32 isoform X4, protein MGSLVEEIEGDREYDFEDVIFVAVGKNVEKSKTTLDWAVDNFPGKKICVLHVHRPTNVLALNGKLARGKLKQHAVEAFQKLERQRLQERLDEYLLILDHSGVQADALWIEMDSVEKGILEIIARHNIRWLVMGAAADKYYSKKLVELKSKKATFVCQNAAVSCHIWFACKGRLIYTRVGRQDGSSREIATPSPPMDSPLITEQAVMLSESVLRERSPEPQEDANVVRGNLRPISLRSVHPNLPSNGVVDTYGSIMLQMDEEEHQGQASNETDQQLEVSTIDDHNLKQEVFAETMKRWKEENDAIEAACKAKALESLCVKEMSRRKEMEELLEREKQEVQKMKDQHDEFIKDLQMVKDQKTILESQIVESQCVVEGLEEKMFSAVELLISFKKKRDDLRIEHENAIRVLKNLRKLVNGGDSSFPGSQILEFSFIEINNATRDFDPSWKIGEGKYGSVYKGLLRHMNVAIKMLPSYGSQSLLEFENEVEILSRIRHPNLVTIIGTCPESRSLVFEYLRNGSLEERLACKNKSPPLPWQTRIRIASEICSALIFLHSNKPCIPHGNLKPSKVLLDSNFVSKLIDSGIYRLIPQGKSTDTSALSSVYMDPVYLENGEVTRESDVYSFGMILLRLLTGRSALGILNDVKCSIETENFNMVLDRTAGNWPLEEAQLLAHLAIRCCDTQPLDRPDFVSEIWSVLGPMRDSCVNSASCLEAKELRCAPSHFVCPIFQEVMKDPIIAADGFTYEADAIRGWLDSGHDRSPMTNLKLEHCNLVPNYALLQAIQEWQQQY, encoded by the exons ATGGGGAGTCTGGTGGAAGAGATTGAAGGTGATAGAGAATACGATTTTGAGGATGTTATATTTGTTGCGGTGGGGAAAAATGTGGAGAAGAGTAAAACAACGCTTGATTGGGCGGTTGACAACTTTCCCGGGAAAAAGATATGCGTTCTTCACGTTCACCGGCCTACTAATGTACTTGCATTGA ACGGAAAGCTTGCGCGCGGTAAATTGAAACAGCACGCAGTAGAGGCATTTCAGAAACTTGAAAGACAAAGATTGCAAGAACGCTTAGATGAATACCTTCTTATTCTTGATCATTCAGGG GTACAGGCAGATGCACTGTGGATAGAAATGGACAGTGTTGAAAAGGGAATTTTAGAAATTATAGCAAGGCATAATATTAGATGGCTTGTTATGGGAGCAGCAGCAGATAAATATTACTCAAA GAAACTAGTAGAACTGAAGTCCAAGAAAGCAACCTTTGTATGCCAAAATGCAGCAGTTTCTTGTCATATCTGGTTTGCTTGCAAGGGTCGCCTCATCTATACTAG AGTAGGCAGACAAGACGGATCTAGTAGAGAGATTGCAACTCCATCACCACCAATGGATTCACCCCTAATAACAGAACAAGCAGTGATGCTGTCAGAATCCGTGCTTAGGGAGAGATCTCCAG AACCACAGGAAGATGCCAACGTAGTGAGAGGAAATTTAAGGCCTATTTCCCTGCGTTCAGTACATCCAAACTTGCCTAGCAATGGAGTGGTTGACACTTATGGATCAATCATGTTGCAGATGGATGAG GAAGAACATCAAGGACAAGCAAGTAATGAAACTGATCAACAACTAGAAGTGTCTACTATAGATGATCATAACTTAAAGCAGGAAGTCTTTGCAGAGACAATGAAGCGATGGAAGGAGGAAAATGATGCCATAGAGGCTGCATGCAAG GCAAAGGCTTTAGAAAGCTTGTGTGTGAAGGAGATGAGCCGAAGGAAAGAGATGGAGGAATTGCTTGAAAGAGAAAAGCAAGaagtacaaaagatgaaggaTCAACATGATGAATTTATTAAAGATCTGCAGATGGTTAAGGACCAAAAGACGATACTTGAAAGCCAAATTGTGGAGTCCCAATGTGTAGTGGAGGGGCTGGAGGAAAAAATGTTCTCGGCTGTGGAACTTCTGATTAGTTTTAAGAAAAAACGGGATGACTTGAGAATAGAGCATGAAAATGCCATAAGAGTGTTGAAAAATCTGAGGAAACTTGTAAATGGTGGAGATTCAAGCTTTCCTGGGTCCCAAATCCTTGAATTTTCTTTCATAGAGATTAACAATGCCACTCGTGATTTTGATCCTTCTTGGAAGATTGGAGAAGGAAAATATGGAAGTGTATACAAGGGTCTCCTTCGCCATATGAATGTTGCTATAAAAATGTTGCCATCTTATGGCTCTCAAAGCCTTTTGGAATTTGAGAATGAG GTAGAGATATTAAGTCGGATTAGACATCCAAATCTGGTAACAATAATTGGAACTTGCCCGGAGTCCAGGTCACTGGTCTTTGAGTACCTCAGGAACGGCAGTCTAGAAGAGCGCCTTGCCTGCAAAAATAAATCTCCACCACTTCCATGGCAAACTCGAATTCGCATTGCTTCTGAGATATGCTCTGCTCTTATCTTCCTCCATTCTAATAAGCCTTGTATCCCCCATGGGAACTTAAAACCTTCTAAGGTCCTTCTTGATTCCAATTTCGTATCAAAGCTCATTGACAGTGGCATTTACCGCTTGATTCCACAAGGCAAAAGTACTGATACTTCTGCTTTGTCATCTGTTTATATGGATCCGGTGTATCTTGAGAATGGAGAAGTTACTCGAGAATCTGATGTGTACTCATTTGGAATGATACTGTTACGACTTTTGACTGGGAGATCGGCTTTGGGGATCTTGAATGATGTAAAATGTTCGATAGAGACAGAAAACTTTAACATGGTGTTGGACCGAACAGCTGGGAACTGGCCACTTGAAGAAGCCCAACTGTTGGCTCACTTGGCAATAAGGTGCTGCGATACACAGCCATTGGATCGACCAGACTTTGTGTCAGAAATCTGGAGTGTGCTTGGTCCAATGAGAGACTCATGTGTCAACTCAGCTTCATGCTTGGAAGCTAAGGAGCTTCGTTGCGCCCCTTCTCATTTTGTCTGCCCAATTTTTCAG gaggtgaTGAAAGATCCAATCATAGCGGCTGACGGTTTCACATACGAAGCCGATGCTATTAGAGGATGGTTGGACAGTGGCCATGACAGATCACCCATGACAAATCTTAAACTTGAACACTGCAATCTGGTCCCTAATTATGCTCTTCTTCAGGCAATTCAAGAGTGGCAGCAAcaatattga